Sequence from the Populus nigra chromosome 17, ddPopNigr1.1, whole genome shotgun sequence genome:
AATCTTATTTCCATGCTTTACATATCTAGATGTTATTAAGAAAGGGCAAAAAAAGCCACTGCCTAGTTATGTACCTGTTAATGTAGAATCTTGAGTAGGAACACTAGAGTTTTACCCTTCAGCGATTCTGCACGAAGTGGCTGTTTTGATGTATGGAatcttcattttctcttttccaAGCCCAGGACTCTTAATATTGGACTGGGCAATGGCCCTTATTCTTCTTTATGTATTAAATTCATCATgccatatttttattgttgtaatgGATGGTGTGAAATAGCATGCAAATCCAGTTTTAGGTTGTTGTTTGAATTTCACATCAAATGTCCTTGTTTGAGTTGTCTTCTTGATGTCATAATGTTAAGTGTCTTTTGGGTTCTTATCCCCATTAACTGTGGCTCATGGGAGTTTTGTGCTTTAGGTGGTACTTCTACAAATTGATTATTGctgcatttttcttcttttttttgttgagagaGGTCAGAATGTTCTTCATTGAGTGCTTCTGGAGGATGTCCATAATGAGAATTAACAGTGGTGGAAACTTTCTTTATTGCATTCTGTTAATTTTCAACCGGATTCATTTCACTTGCAGCCtccaagaaaattttaattatgccCCCTTGGTATATCTTCATAATTACTTCTTGATTGCAAATAAATGAGAAGTGATATATCGAAATTCCATTGCTTTGCGAATCATGGGGCCATGAGCAtgtcaaaattaaatgaattgttAGGAAGCAATCATATTTCAAAATTGCATCGGCAGAGATGGTTTAATGTTGGAAATTGTTTCGGAAAAACATGTTCAGCTGTTTATAAGTTGTTGACAGAGCCATGCAACAATAGAATAAATTAGACTGCACCCTTGTTCAGGTTTAGAACCTAAAATGCAGGAGTTATAGTTGAAAATCAATATTGTTCAGAACAAATTCTTAGGTTACTGTATGCCCAAATTTGTTAACTTGTGCACTTTTTATCTTATGGTAATTTAGTGCGCCCTCTTGCTTTACAGCATAGACAGTGCTGAACTATTTCTACATGACTTTTctctatataattttgtttttggatattAGACAAAGGGTGAATATTTAGACAGTAACTGCCTATGTTAATGTAGCTTTTGGCAATATGTAACTTGTATGCTGATTGCTTTTTGTGTTCCAGTCACGAAGTTCTATAATTATGTTCCTAGTATTTGACGATGGTTTGGTTTGTTCTCAGATAACTGACTTGCTTGTTAATATCACAAAGCATATATTAAAGCCAAAGCATCAGGTGCTAAGTGAGCAGGCAAAACAAAGGCTCTTGAAGAAGTACAGTATAGAAGAAAAGCAGGTCAGCTTTGAAACCAAGAAAAGCTATAAATGATGTCTCCTGGAATATATTTCTCGCTTGCTCCCTTGCTATGTTTATTGTTTCTTAAATGGTTAATtacttttcttgattgatttgtcTGAATATTGTCTGTCACaaggatattaaaaaatagctgGGATGATATTAGAATAAGACACAAGCAGAAGGCTCGCCTTGAGAAAATATGATCATCCGAATTTCTATATCACATGCATGGTAATGGTCAATGCATCAATATAATAGATTCTAGCTGTATTCACTTGATTAGTAAATGATTAATTATTCTCCTAAGTATTTTCCCTAGTTGTGCAGTGGTTAATGATTCAAAAGTTGTGTTTTTACTACACAGTCAAGGCATGACTGACTAATTCTCTCAATCTGAGTAATGTTTCATTTctcatattatttataatttacttgACTGGTAGCCTCAACTCTCAATTCTAATATTAATCTTCATTTCCTGTATTTGACAGCTTCCTCGACTGTTAAAGAAAGATGCAATTTCACGATACTATGGCCTCGAGAGGGGACAGGTGGTGAAGGTCACCTATGATGGTGATATTACCGGGTCACATGTAACTTATCGTTGTGTCTGGTGATGTAATGTGTTGTTCACACTATGTCTTACTGTGGATGTTGTAGAATCTGTTGTGTGTTATGCCTGCTTGTGCTATGGATACTTTTCAATGACTTTTTATCATTGGTACTGTGTAGCAACCTTATCTTCTCTATGatctccttctttctttctggcTCTTCGAGTGAGGTACGACTTGAACCAGAGAGTTAGAAAGAGTATAACTGTAAGAATGGGGAATATTTTGGGAATTGAAAGCATGTAGTCTGTGTTTGGTTTGAAACTCGACCATAGTGGGCAACCTTATCTCATTAGTTATTTGAAATTGGAAAGTctcaatagaaagaaaagtggGATATATCAGATAAGACTAGCAATGGGCTCCATGGATAAATCCTCCACTAGCTACTTAACAATGCTTTTGCCAATTCTGCTAAGGTATGGGCTGGTCTGTTACAATTTCAGGACAGATGGTGCATTGGGAAAGCGTAGTGTTTGCTTATTAATATCTAGGTTATTTCCAGCAGGGTCCCCTCAATAGGGTAGATTCAGCAAAACAACGCAAGCCAGGAGCCCAAGCTGCCTGCGGCAGCTATTCTCCAATAGGTTTTGAATTGTCAAGTTCTGCAAATATTTTTCCCCGCCCATTacaaaaatgattgatttttcctttatttcatATCATCATATGACCACTCTAATGACAGGAAATTCTTGCTCGCAAGACCAAAATGTTATTCATTAAAACACAGTGCACTTTTGGAGAATCAAGAAAAGAGTACCCCATGCACCAAATACATTACACTATAGAACTGAGCTTCAATTTTGGTACATTGACAGCCATCAATTGTGATTCACATTTACAGTGTTTTATAATTAGTCAATCAAATGAATATACTAATATCACATGAATCCTTCTGCCTAGAAATCCTTCATTGTTCATCTTTGACTGCATTTTCATGAAGTTTTGGTTATCTGAGTTGATGAAAAATCTTCCTCATCTACAAAATCATTATTCGGTACATGCTCTGCCTTCTTCATCTCTGCATGAATATCATGGACTAAAGAATAAATACGATTAGATTGATAATGAGACTTGTCACGAGCTAAAAACACATGAACCCTGTTTCCAACTTCAATCCAACTGCAACCAGGTTGCTTCTTCAatcccttttctttcattttcaaccTCACTCTCGAGGCTTCTCTCCATTTCCTACCAGAAGCATATATGTTAGACAACAACAAATAGGTTCCTGCATTCTCGGGATCCTCCTTTTCGAGCTCTTTTGCAGCCAGCTGCCCTATTTCCAGATCCCCATGGGCATTACATCCAGCAAGTAGACCGCCCCAAATAGAGGATGATGCCTTGGTCCCTATATgcttaataaaatcataagcCTCCTTGAGCCTCCCTGCTCGGCCACATAAATCCACCAAACATGCATGATGATCCTCTCTTAATTGTATGGAATTGTCTCTCCTAAGCTCGTCAAAGTAGTTTAGTCCCTTATCCACTAAACCAGCATGGCTGCAAGCATTGAGCAATTCCACATAGCTAACATCGTTAGgcttaaaccctaaaccctgcATGTCCTCGAACAATTCAATTGCCTTCATCCCACATCCATGATGTGCATAGGCTGCAATCATGCCATTCCACAAAACCAAATCCCTCTGGCCTATCACCACGTCATCAAATATTTTCCTTGCAATACTCAACTCCCCGCATTTCGAGTACATATTCAAGAGTGCAGATGCGACAAATGTCCTATCCTGATAAACACTTTTACTGATCAACAAATGAACTTGCTGCCCTTCACCAAGACCAGCCAAGTCACTGCAAGCTCCCAAAACATTAACAAAGGTCCCCTCATTAGGCTTGGCTACACCATCCTTTATCATTCCCACAAAGACCTTCAATGCTGATTCACTTTCTCCCTCTTGAACATACCCAGTTATCATGGTCGTCCAGGAAATAACATTCTTTTCAGGCATCTCATTGAACACCTTCCTTGCCCTTGCTAGCTCTCCATTCTGAATAAATCCTGTGATCATTGTATTCCACGAGGATAAATTCCTTTCAGGCATCCTctcaaacaaatcaaaagcCTCATCCAGCCTCATATTCTTGGCATAACCAGTAACCATCGCATTCCATGACACAACATTCCTCTCTGGCATCCTATCAAAAACCTTTCTAGCCTCGTCAACTCTCCCAGACCTCGCCAACCCCATAACCATCGTAGTCCACGAAATCACATCTCTTTTAGGCATTTCATCAAACCTCCTCCTAGCCTCCTCTACCCTTCCACATTGAACCAACGCAGCAATCACTGCATTCCAAGAAACCACATTTCTCTCATGCATCCTCTCAAACACCTCAATAGCCTTATCTACCTCCCTATTTTTTCCATACCCATCAATCATTGTATTCCAAGAAACAACATTCTTCACTGGCATCACCTCAAACAACCTCTCAGCTTCCTCAATCCTCTTCAACCTCACATACCCACTTAACATCGCAGTCCAAGTGACCACATCTTTAATTGCATCAACTCTATCAAACAACCTCCTTGCTTCCACAATCAATCCACATTTTATATACCCAGAAATCACTGCTGTCCATGTCACCACATCTCGTTCATGCATTTTGTCAAACACTTGACGTGCGTCATTGATATTCCCTTCTCTACTTAGCCTAGTGATTAGCCAATTGGAACGTGCTATGTCAGAATTGCGAATGCAATCTCTATTAGGTACTGAAATCTTGCTTGAATGATAGACGTTACATAGAATTAAGGGTAGTTTATTAGTTTTTCTTGAATAGGACAAagtgtttgatattttaaacACTGATTGCATTTCAGAACACAGCAATCGACAAGCACCcaagtctttgtttttttatcagagACAAAAGGAAGCTTATCCTGCTTAAGAAACTCAGACAGGCCGGCAGAACCTGCAATCTGACCGACCTGGTTTAAAGTAAAAACCTGGTCACAACCTAATTCTTAACATGTTAACTTTTTCATATTATTCAGGTAAAAGTAAAACTAAGTCAAAACCTAGATCGTAAGTAacacactaattttttttaataaaaaattaatatcaaaacaataatattttaatttttcttaaaaaattctcGTTTAAGATTAACCCTTTAGACAGGAACTCGACCTTGTCCTGAATTAATCCTCTTAAAACTATGTTCAAAATAACGCTCAACtagttcttgaagttttgttaaGATTTGAATATAAGAAAATTCGAGATTTTTAGTTGTTTCTAACAGATGTATGGAATTTTAATGGcttaattcattaatttaattgtgtATTTgctaaaatcttttaattttatctttatgttaataatatttttttattcagataTTATATGATATGCGAAATTTGTCGAAATCATATTATACATAATGTTTGTTTCATTTTCcatttaataatatttgatgcaagaaaaataattaaaattaataggtCTCACAATCATTTACAATTGCGTGACAGGCAGAAACAGCAGTCAAGATAATTTCATATCTCTAATGCCTTGCAGGAGCAAGGCTCACTAATAAATCACACCCCCCTTGCAGTGCCAACACAGAACAAACTAAATCGAACGTTCCTTTCATTGGTATATTGACAGTGCCGCCGATCTATATACAATTCATGATGGCTGGCGTTCAACCATCAGTGCAATGGAAAGAACAATTGAAACGTTCATCTTTTAAATCTCACACCTTGCAAACATTCATAGCACAATTGCAGAGGATTGAGAGCTCCAAATTCTGCAGAATAGTCTCCTCTTCTGTGGATATGATCTGCAAAAGTCCGTTTAAATGAGAGTTACAATTCCAATGTGTTGGAACTAAAATTCCAACCATCTTTGAAGAACCAAAATCTTAAACTGTTAAGTGAGATTATGTCTGGCCGTAAAGGTTCTGATATCaatatcatgttaaagaaccatTTCAAGTATAAGAAGGATACAGGATCAACATGCGACCACGAATTTAAGCACATGAACACCTAACACTTTATTTACATAATTTGACAAGGAAATGAATTCAACTTCTGTAACTGGCACTAGATATGCTGAACTTCATCACGATTATTTAACATGCATAGCTAATGTCAAGTTCATGCCCAAATTAGTCTGCTTCAAGTCCCCATGTACCAAACAATCTCTCATTTGTTAAGATTCCCATAAAAAGACAAGGCCATAAGTTGCAAAGATAGTTGAAATAAAGCAATAATTGGATTGTGAGGGTCATAAAAAAAACGTTGGCTAGGGAGTAAACAAACCACAGAGACCAAAATGGAACGTAAGTGACTGCCCCAGAGCAAGGTCCTCTCCCAAAACCTGAGGCATTGGAACAACCTCATAGACCCACCTCTGAGCCCGTGCAGTTAAGAAACCTAGCTTCATTCATATGCCTCAGTAGCAATCCATTAGGAAAGGGTAATGGTCCACCACTATCAATAAATTATCTAGTGAACTAGGACTCAAATTCCCCAAAATTCGCAATAATGAAAGCAGCAATTgagcttttctctctcttttcattgATGAATGAGAAATTCATATATTGAAATTCACTAAGCAGGATGCTTAGCAGAGAAAATAGCCTTCAAATGTCAGACATGAATATCATCATATCATGAGATTAATTG
This genomic interval carries:
- the LOC133677453 gene encoding LOW QUALITY PROTEIN: pentatricopeptide repeat-containing protein At2g35030, mitochondrial-like (The sequence of the model RefSeq protein was modified relative to this genomic sequence to represent the inferred CDS: inserted 2 bases in 1 codon) translates to MQSVFKISNTLSYSRKTNKLPLILCNVYHSSKISVPNRDCIRNSDIARSNWLITRLSREGNINDARQVFDKMHERDVVTWTAVISGYIKCGLIVEARRLFDRVDAIKDVVTWTAMLSGYVRLKRIEEAERLFEVMPVKNVVSWNTMIDGYGKNREVDKAIEVFERMHERNVVSWNAVIAALVQCGRVEEARRRFDEMPKRDVISWTTMVMGLARSGRVDEARKVFDRMPERNVVSWNAMVTGYAKNMRLDEAFDLFERMPERNLSSWNTMITGFIQNGELARARKVFNEMPEKNVISWTTMITGYVQEGESESALKVFVGMIKDGVAKPNEGTFVNVLGACSDLAGLGEGQQVHLLISKSVYQDRTFVASALLNMYSKCGELSIARKIFDDVVIGQRDLVLWNGMIAAYAHHGCGMKAIELFEDMQGLGFKPNDVSYVELLNACSHAGLVDKGLNYFDELRRDNSIQLREDHHACLVDLCGRAGRLKEAYDFIKHIGTKASSSIWGGLLAGCNAHGDLEIGQLAAKELEKEDPENAGTYLLLSNIYASGRKWREASRVRLKMKEKGLKKQPGCSWIEVGNRVHVFLARDKSHYQSNRIYSLVHDIHAEMKKAEHVPNNDFVDXRKIFHQLR